The window AGCCGTACACAACGGCATGAATATTTCTCTGCGTTTACTCACCGACGATTTCAATATTCAGCATAAGCCGATCTCGAACGAGCGGTTGCTGAAGGCCACGGAGCGCGCCGCCCTAACATTCAGTCCGCCTGAGCCGACGCCTTACAACTCCTTTGACAAAATACACAAGGATATGCAGGATCTTCTCACGCTCTGCTCCTACGCCCCGTGCGGATCTCATGGTCGATCTCTTGTTTACGAGTTGCCTGAGGCGACATCAAACTCAAGTCAACGCTTGAAAGAAGTCGAGGTTATAGGGCGTCAAGTTTATCGCACCGAGAAAGATAAAGAAGAGTCGCAGTCCCGGGACTTCTTGTTCACGCTTGCTGAGGTTGATTTTGCAGAATTGGCGCCCAGGTGGCTTGCCCTCAAAGAGAAGTCACGTATGGGATGCGACATTCTATTCGGGCTGCGATACATCAGTAACGGCTATGTGGGGACGCGGCTCCTAGGGGTGGCATCGGCGGCGGAGAGTATCCATGCTTCCCTAAGGTCTGCGAGCACACCCCTACCTAAAGCTCAATATAGGTCCCTCAAGCGGAAGTTGCTCGCGGCCATCGCCGATGAGCCTGAGGATCTTCAGGAGTTTGTCAAGACTGGACTTCGCAACAATCCTACGTACAACGAGCGCATGCTCGAACTTGCGTCAATTCCTGACTCGGAGGCAGTTGACCTGCTTCTCACCGACAGGAAGTCCTGGGCGAAAATGCTCAGGAATGCCCGGAACGATCTCGCGCACGCCAATGAG of the Streptomyces aurantiacus genome contains:
- a CDS encoding HEPN domain-containing protein, yielding MAELSWRGTWWSAEEPEVTCPGTLHCADGGYLRLELIGGFDVTVRTPLPSGNGYGISEDSRDFPIIHGTSGSTLFTLLGNHAIHTRGSGFLGGEITEQNWSSNRALRGVHLPSLEESLFIRSHMRLERLLHWSNRSSFDLSRLLEDGKATGERQVDTHAVEPVTAVHNGMNISLRLLTDDFNIQHKPISNERLLKATERAALTFSPPEPTPYNSFDKIHKDMQDLLTLCSYAPCGSHGRSLVYELPEATSNSSQRLKEVEVIGRQVYRTEKDKEESQSRDFLFTLAEVDFAELAPRWLALKEKSRMGCDILFGLRYISNGYVGTRLLGVASAAESIHASLRSASTPLPKAQYRSLKRKLLAAIADEPEDLQEFVKTGLRNNPTYNERMLELASIPDSEAVDLLLTDRKSWAKMLRNARNDLAHANERVSQNPESTPAYWLLETTYALLCLVLMTELGISREKQRAALDHPRIRMASRKFKRELSRHSSG